One genomic region from SAR92 clade bacterium H455 encodes:
- a CDS encoding tryptophan 7-halogenase produces the protein MNHIINRVVIVGGGTAGWLSAGVIAAEHCIGSKNSGPEDSFQLTLVESPDIATIGVGEGTWPSMRSTLQKMGISETDFFRECSASFKQGTLFTGWRTGADDIYTHPFTAPQSYTEVNLAPHWQTAREQINFAQAVSPQSALFADKLAPKKISTPEYAFNVNYGYHLDAAKFAEFLRKHCVEKLGVTHIKANVIGINSAENGDIASIATDSHGNIEGDLFIDCSGSRALLLGEHFGIPVCSKSDILFNNTALAAQIPYTNENDPIESCTLSTAQSAGWIWEIGLPSRRGIGHVYSSDHNTEERASEELLSYIASTVSQQAAAAATLRKVQFSPGHRAKFWHKNCVAIGMSAGFIEPLEASALVLVELSAAMIAEQLPANRGVMDLVAKRFNDKFLYRWDRIIEFLKLHYVLSQRRDTKYWRDNCEASSIPEQLADLLALWRHQSPWHRDNNNVDDMFPSASFQYVLYGMDFETMPSQTQRRSEKAEGLRAGHLFQENMARTQQLQASLPSNRDLINKIYTFGFQKI, from the coding sequence ATGAACCATATAATCAATAGAGTAGTGATAGTCGGTGGCGGCACAGCTGGCTGGTTAAGCGCTGGTGTGATTGCTGCCGAGCACTGCATTGGATCTAAAAATAGCGGTCCAGAGGACTCCTTCCAGCTAACCCTGGTTGAATCTCCAGACATTGCCACCATTGGTGTCGGCGAAGGCACCTGGCCTTCCATGCGCAGCACCCTGCAAAAAATGGGTATTTCAGAAACCGACTTTTTCCGTGAGTGCAGCGCAAGCTTTAAGCAAGGTACTTTATTTACAGGCTGGCGCACTGGCGCAGATGATATCTATACACACCCCTTCACCGCACCTCAGAGCTACACCGAGGTTAACTTGGCACCCCACTGGCAGACCGCGCGAGAGCAGATAAACTTTGCTCAGGCAGTGTCCCCGCAGAGCGCCCTGTTTGCGGACAAGCTAGCCCCGAAAAAAATTTCCACGCCGGAATATGCCTTTAACGTAAACTACGGTTATCATCTGGATGCGGCAAAATTTGCCGAATTCCTGCGCAAGCACTGTGTCGAAAAACTCGGTGTCACCCATATTAAAGCCAATGTTATCGGCATCAACTCTGCGGAAAATGGCGATATAGCCTCCATAGCCACAGACAGCCACGGCAATATTGAAGGGGACCTATTTATCGACTGCAGCGGTTCAAGAGCCCTGCTGTTGGGGGAACACTTCGGCATTCCAGTTTGCAGTAAGAGTGATATCCTCTTCAATAACACTGCTCTGGCAGCGCAAATCCCCTATACCAATGAAAACGACCCAATCGAATCCTGCACTCTGTCCACAGCCCAATCCGCCGGTTGGATCTGGGAAATTGGCTTGCCCTCAAGGCGCGGCATAGGCCATGTGTACTCCAGTGACCACAATACTGAGGAACGCGCCAGTGAAGAGCTGCTGAGCTATATAGCCAGCACCGTTAGCCAGCAGGCTGCAGCCGCGGCAACACTGCGCAAGGTGCAGTTTAGCCCCGGTCATAGGGCCAAATTTTGGCACAAGAACTGTGTTGCCATTGGCATGTCTGCTGGATTTATCGAGCCGCTAGAAGCCTCAGCTCTGGTACTGGTAGAACTCTCGGCGGCGATGATCGCTGAGCAGCTCCCGGCCAATCGCGGGGTTATGGATCTGGTTGCCAAACGCTTTAACGACAAGTTTTTATATCGCTGGGATCGCATCATTGAGTTTCTCAAGCTGCACTATGTTCTCAGCCAGCGCAGAGACACTAAGTACTGGCGCGATAACTGCGAAGCCTCTAGCATACCAGAGCAGCTAGCCGATTTACTCGCCCTCTGGCGCCACCAAAGCCCCTGGCATCGCGACAATAACAATGTCGACGATATGTTTCCCTCGGCAAGCTTTCAGTATGTTCTCTACGGCATGGATTTTGAAACTATGCCAAGTCAGACGCAGCGTCGCTCAGAGAAGGCCGAGGGGCTGCGAGCCGGCCATCTGTTTCAGGAAAATATGGCCCGCACTCAGCAGCTGCAAGCTTCGCTGCCAAGCAATCGCGACTTGATCAACAAAATTTACACCTTCGGATTTCAAAAAATATAA
- a CDS encoding TonB-dependent receptor — MLFKKKILASSVALALVGTTLPAYAQDGVLIEEVIVQGGIRGSLARSMDIKRDSAGVVDAISAEDMGKFPDANLAESLQRITGVSISRQRGEGSQVTVRGFGPEYNLVTLNGRQMPTHSNTSRSFDFGDLASEGIAGVQVYKTGRADVPTGGVGSLINISTTRPLESPGQTASFSAKMVNDTSTREGDEITPEFSGIYSNTFANDTIGIAITASSQTRNNGVNAAETTGWFTNSGDHAGANGIPNDENQVNRSTSDAEFYSIPQQLAYAINEYESKRVNGQLVLQWAPTDTITGTLDYIYSELDLDHTMSDMSAWFSNANASSQTSLWNDGEQRSPLMYSETHDNADFAMGVHQDGRKNENSSVGLNLEWQASDRLSLALDYHDSSAETGANNPYGTSSLVTMASFNKVGSTVFYDTELPILSQNLNSGADGADRPLYKNDMIITGSVFSNEAAKMDIEQSKLSGNFELSESSSIDFGVQLTEVSNRFVSSNVQLDNWGGFTQPGELTDILTRSSIAGQFDQVDGGNDPRLHTEYFTTSLEEIIAVGEASYAATGNTYAQLGDCGTGYCASTDWSVDKRTTEETSSAYIQLNSALEYYGMPVNLQVGLRYEETDVTSAALAPTYDEVYWLGGNEFTMVAAVDENGDAIQAFDDYTGDYSLLLPSIDMDIEVAENVIVRASYSQTATRPSFTDVQGGITVGGTSFKNDGGFANGGNPGLIPIESDNYDVSVEWYYDEGSYLSVGYFEKNVANFIGSSVRKGVPLFNLNFPLEGTLFNQAVADSGIDPLQYSDVGAYILANYPDNAAIDGDRIYGVDGDPLVTFQITSPANQENATVDGVEINLQHNFGETGFGMIANATFVNADVAYDNMQIDSQFVLNGLSDSANLVAFYDKDGLQARLAYNWRDTFLAGVGQSAGTTSNPTNIEAYGQLDISASYDYNDNLTIFFAGLNVLEETYNVYGRDELQVLQAGQTGARYDIGVRYSFK, encoded by the coding sequence ATGTTATTTAAAAAGAAAATTCTTGCTAGCAGTGTTGCCTTAGCGCTAGTTGGAACAACTCTTCCAGCTTACGCTCAAGATGGAGTGTTAATCGAGGAAGTGATTGTTCAGGGCGGTATCCGCGGAAGCCTTGCGCGCTCTATGGACATCAAGCGTGATTCAGCTGGTGTTGTAGATGCAATTTCAGCAGAAGATATGGGTAAGTTCCCAGATGCTAACCTGGCAGAATCCCTTCAGCGTATCACTGGTGTCTCTATCAGCCGTCAACGCGGTGAGGGTAGCCAGGTTACAGTTCGTGGCTTTGGCCCCGAGTACAACCTAGTGACATTGAATGGGCGCCAGATGCCTACTCACAGCAACACTAGCCGTTCTTTTGATTTTGGTGATCTAGCGTCTGAAGGCATTGCCGGCGTCCAGGTCTACAAAACTGGCCGCGCCGATGTCCCAACAGGTGGCGTAGGCTCATTAATTAATATCTCTACTACCCGCCCTCTTGAGAGTCCAGGCCAAACTGCCAGTTTCTCGGCAAAGATGGTTAACGACACCTCAACCAGAGAAGGCGATGAGATCACGCCTGAATTCTCTGGCATCTACTCGAATACATTTGCCAATGACACCATCGGCATTGCGATCACTGCTTCATCGCAGACACGTAACAATGGCGTCAATGCAGCAGAGACTACTGGTTGGTTTACTAACTCAGGTGACCATGCTGGCGCTAACGGCATTCCCAACGATGAAAACCAGGTTAATCGCTCTACAAGCGACGCTGAATTCTATTCCATTCCTCAGCAGCTTGCCTATGCAATCAATGAGTATGAGTCGAAGCGAGTCAATGGCCAGCTAGTTTTACAGTGGGCTCCAACTGATACTATTACCGGAACACTGGACTACATCTACTCAGAACTGGATCTCGATCACACCATGAGCGATATGTCTGCTTGGTTCAGTAACGCTAATGCATCAAGCCAAACAAGCCTTTGGAATGATGGCGAGCAGCGCTCCCCACTAATGTATTCCGAGACTCATGATAATGCTGACTTTGCCATGGGTGTGCACCAAGATGGCCGCAAGAACGAGAATTCCTCTGTTGGCCTAAACCTCGAGTGGCAAGCATCAGATCGCCTTAGCCTTGCGCTGGACTACCATGATTCTTCAGCAGAGACCGGTGCCAACAACCCCTACGGCACAAGCTCACTGGTGACGATGGCATCCTTTAACAAGGTTGGCTCTACCGTTTTCTACGACACTGAGCTGCCGATACTTTCGCAAAACCTCAACTCAGGTGCCGATGGCGCTGATCGTCCGTTGTACAAAAACGACATGATTATTACTGGCAGCGTTTTCAGTAACGAAGCAGCCAAGATGGACATCGAGCAGAGCAAGTTGAGTGGTAACTTCGAACTCTCTGAGAGTTCTAGCATCGACTTTGGTGTGCAGCTAACTGAAGTAAGCAACCGTTTTGTCAGCAGCAATGTTCAGCTCGACAACTGGGGTGGCTTTACGCAGCCCGGCGAATTGACCGACATTCTTACTCGTTCTTCGATAGCAGGCCAGTTCGATCAGGTTGATGGCGGTAACGACCCACGCTTACACACTGAGTACTTCACCACGTCTCTTGAAGAGATTATCGCAGTTGGTGAGGCAAGCTACGCAGCCACTGGCAATACTTATGCTCAGCTCGGCGATTGCGGCACTGGTTACTGTGCCTCTACCGACTGGAGTGTTGACAAACGCACTACTGAAGAAACCTCTTCGGCTTACATCCAATTAAACAGTGCCCTGGAATACTACGGCATGCCGGTTAATCTGCAGGTGGGCCTTCGCTACGAAGAGACTGATGTCACCTCTGCAGCTCTTGCCCCTACCTATGACGAAGTCTATTGGTTGGGCGGCAACGAGTTCACTATGGTTGCAGCAGTAGACGAAAATGGCGACGCGATTCAAGCCTTTGACGATTACACTGGGGATTACTCACTGCTTCTGCCAAGTATCGATATGGATATAGAAGTGGCTGAAAATGTGATTGTACGAGCCTCTTACAGCCAAACAGCGACACGTCCAAGCTTCACCGATGTCCAGGGTGGCATTACCGTCGGCGGCACTTCATTTAAGAATGACGGTGGTTTTGCCAACGGTGGTAACCCAGGCCTGATACCTATTGAATCGGACAACTACGATGTTTCTGTTGAGTGGTACTACGATGAAGGCAGCTACCTCTCGGTCGGCTACTTCGAGAAAAATGTAGCTAACTTTATCGGCTCTTCAGTTCGTAAAGGCGTACCACTATTTAACCTGAACTTCCCTCTTGAGGGAACGTTGTTCAACCAAGCTGTTGCAGACAGTGGTATAGACCCACTTCAGTACAGTGATGTTGGTGCCTATATCCTAGCCAACTATCCGGACAACGCGGCAATTGACGGCGATCGTATCTACGGCGTTGACGGTGATCCACTGGTGACTTTCCAGATCACTAGCCCAGCAAACCAAGAGAATGCCACGGTTGACGGTGTTGAAATCAACTTGCAGCATAACTTTGGTGAAACAGGCTTTGGTATGATTGCCAATGCTACCTTCGTGAATGCTGATGTTGCCTATGACAACATGCAAATCGACTCACAGTTTGTACTCAATGGCTTGAGTGATTCGGCTAACTTGGTTGCGTTCTACGACAAAGATGGCTTACAGGCTCGTTTAGCCTACAACTGGCGTGATACTTTCCTCGCCGGCGTTGGTCAGAGTGCAGGTACTACCAGCAACCCAACTAACATTGAAGCCTACGGTCAGCTGGACATCAGCGCCAGCTATGACTACAACGACAACCTAACGATCTTCTTTGCTGGACTCAACGTCTTAGAAGAGACTTACAATGTCTACGGTCGCGATGAGCTGCAAGTATTACAAGCTGGTCAGACTGGTGCGCGTTATGACATCGGCGTACGTTACAGCTTTAAGTAA